TGGTGGTCTGTCCACTGGGTATTTCCAGGAGCTGGCCTGTGTCTGCTGGGGAGCCACAGGGCCCAGGAACAGAGTCTGAGCTGTGATACTCACGGGGCTGGGTCCTCGGGGTTGAAAGGGATGCTCAGGGAAAAGCAGGCCTTGTCAAGGTAAGCACCGAGAAGACCCTGTCGGTCTCCAGAGTCATAGGTCAGGTAATATCTGTGGGGGAACAGAAGGGACAAGCTGCATGTGTGACCTGGGCTCCAAATGAGACTTCAAAGACCCAAGAAGCAGACCTGAGCTTAGGCGGCATCCCCCGGCCCAGCCGTCCCCTTCCTCAGATTCCCAGGAGTACTTACTGCCGCAGGAATTGCAGAACCAGACTCTTCAGCGCATCAGATTCAAAGAAGCTTCCCTGAAATTACAACAGTTTTCAGGACCACAGCTGATACCCCTCCTCATGCACCGCATAAATCTCTGCTTGGTCCTCCCGCCTCACCTTGCAGGTTGGTAGCCTCTTGTGGGCTTCAATACCAAAGTTAGTTGGTGGGCGTGACTCCTGGCTATCCTGGGAAAGGGAAGAGCAAGTCAGCAGTGCAGACCAGCAGCTGGTGCTGGATCATCTGGGAAAAGGATGGGTCCAGCAGGAGGTGAGGGTCAGGGGTCAGGTGTGAAAGGGCCCTGGAAGTTCCATGGGCAAGGTTACATTTGGGATCATCATCAAGGGGTCCCTGAAGCCTTGGAGAATGTTGTTGAATAAGACTGAGAGCCTTTGTCGGGTGCCCACATAGGTGTGTACCACCACCCTCCCACCATGAGGTTTAAGGCTCAGGTTGAAAAATGTAACTTGGGGAAGACCTAAAGGGGTTGGGAGCAGTTTGTGGGCAGTGTCAGTGTCAGTTAGAGGAGTCAATGATCAAGGAATACAATTACCAAGCTTAACAACTTGGGGAACAATTCCAGGATGGAGCTGCCAAAatcaagacaaaacagaaaagtgaaactGTGGAGGTGTCTTTCCTCATGAAAGCAAGCAGATTTACATCAGAGACACAGCCCGGGGTGTCCCACCTTCAATCCGTGTTGCAGCCCTCCAGGGCCCTGGGCTCCTCCCCCATGGACTGACCCATAGGAAGAGGGCTTgcttgctctccctccctctctccttccccccaccccttccccctggGTGGCTCTCACCTAGACTGCTCTGACTGCTTTCCCATGCACAACATAGAATTTGGCTCCCAGGTCTggggcttccttcccctccctgcccaccttcctttCTCCAACATCTCACTGAGGGCTCCAGAGCGGAGAGGGAATGGGGTGGGAGCCCAGGGCTCTGCTACCTCACTGGGGGTCCAGCATTCTGCCAGGACCAGGACACCACCAGGGATGGCCCATGATGCTGGAGCAAGGAGGTGAGTGGGGCTGGGCttaggaggcagggagggaacagGTGGGGATGAGGACAGAGTGAAGTTaggaggaaagagatgagagagacacAGGGGAGTAgagacaagggagagagagaaagcaaagcaaagcaaagggaagagaaaaaaactctGCCCTGGTGGTGGGggtcagggaagaagagagaagaaaggggtgaTGGCTCCCCTGCTGCAGCCCTTTCCTTCATCTGCCGTGGCTGGCCCTGGACCCGAGGTCGGAATGGAAAAGGTGCACTTGTTGGGCTGGGAGGGCAGTGGATGTTGGTTGACACTTTGTCACCTGTGTGAGCTCAGTCTGAACTGCGAATGGGAAATGGAGCAGCCCCGGGGGCGAGACCTTCCCCAGAAAGAATAAATAGTCAGGCCCCAGCTCAGCACGAGGCTGAGGGTCTGTGGCCCCCTCTATGACCACCTTCTCTCCTGATGGCCCCTGTGCACTGGTGCCTGTCTTAGTCGAGTCCTTGTCTGAGGAATCACACCCATCTTGGGTGACCCAGGGATACTCTGAAGGTCCAAGCAGGATGATGTAActtgtggagggagggaggggctgtgcccTTGAGAGGCCTGTCCTCTAAGCACAGGTGAGGGgcacagaaaagaaatggcagGGCCTGTGGTCCACCCAGAAGACCAGGACTGCTGCCTCCTGCAAACAGTCACTGTCAGCGGTAGCTCAGGCTCCCAGGAGGCAACAGAGGGTACAACTGACCTTATGTTGGTTGACTTATCTGGGAAGGTGGTGCACAGGGAGTTTCTGTCTGCGCTCATCTCTTCTGGCTCCAGCCCTTGGCCCTTGTCCAACTTCCCTGCAGCCTTCACCTGTGATTATGAGGAGGAACAACGTGGACCAGAGGAAGAGAGCCAGGATGACCCTGCACCCCAGTTCCTATGTTTGCTAACAAATCCACTTCCGGCCTCTTGCCACCACCCCATGagccctcccaccttccctttaAAGAAGGATCTGGGTACTGAACCTCACCTCGTTGCTGGGGAGGTTCAAGTTCTTGATGTTGGAGGCATTCTGCATAGTGGTGGACAGGCCAGCCAGCTGGCAGGGTTTCGTGTTGCTCAGGTTCCAGGGCAAAAGCTATGATGAGGAAAGAGAGTGAGGACCTCAACCAGGGATATCTGAGACGAATCTGCCTCTTCTACCTGAACTCTCCCCATTCACCATCAATCCCAGCAGTGGGCCCAAGTCCTCACCTTGGGCATGTTCTCTCCATGGATCTGCAGGGAGGCAGCCATGTCATTTCCAGGATTCGGTACCATTTCCACACCAAGGGTCACCAAGGCTCAAAGAGGCcgagaggaggaaatgagaaggcTGAGAGGGGCCCAGCTGGTACAGCCCCGGCACCAACCCCTCCCCAGGTTTCCATCCCTAAGTCTCCTTCCCAACAATTGGacccctctgccctcaccctcccTAGAATTACTGCTGGAGCCTACCAGGGTCAAAGCGGAGTTTGTGGATGTCAAGAGACTGCCGGGAGACATCATATAGTTTGTGCATGGTCAGCTGCAGAGTTAGAGATGGGATTTAGTGGCTCTGAGTCTGAGGTGGTGAAGGGAGGTAGTAGGCGGGGGTGGAAGAGGTGGGTCTGCATGTGAGTGCACAACTCGTTTGAGTCTGCACTAACTTTATCTGCTTCACCTTTTCTGACTTCAGCTCCTTCTGCACAGAGCAGGGTGCATCAGAGGGGCTGACAAAGATAGATATCTGCAAAGAGCACAAGAGGGGCTGGGTAAGCACCAGGAAATCTGAGCCTTGGGATCAAGCAAGACCTTGCCGCTGTCCTGCCCCCTCGCCCCTCGCTAACCCTGGTCATGTCTTTGACACACACCCTTTCATTATTCTTATCCCAAATCTTGCCGTTGATATTCTTCAATGCAAAGGCAATGTTGGCATTCTCAACGAAGAACTGGGCCTGCATTTTCTCATAGTGAAACTATGGGGAGAGTGACAAGAGAAACAGAATATGAGACCAGAGGGCCCTGCCCATCTGGACCCTCAAGCTGCCTTGTTTCTACTTCTCCACCTCTCTGTCCTCTTACTTCGACTGGGGTGAAGGGGACACTGCATTGCTTCTGAATCAAACTGAGCAGCCACTTCTCATCATATTTTATGCCAAATGGAACCTAGGAGTgagagaagatgagagaggaaaTTGACATAATGGAATCTAAGGTTAAGATAAGACCCCCGCCCCATATCTTCCTTTCAGTCCTGTTTTTcaggctttaaaataatttcttaagatAGAACAATATCCATTATTTATAACTTTTGTACCGGACATGGATTTCCTAAATACCCTTTTTTCCGTTCAAAtacttttcttcaaataatcAACTTAAGATGTTTAACATGTACTCTCTTTTATAAAATTCCAAGAGATCCTACCTAAGGCAGACCTGGCCTGCCCCTCTGACAAGAACCCGAGATTCAACCCTCTCCCACACTAGCTTGAGCCAAATGAGCCTTGCTGGGTGGAGTTGCTCCATCTCCTTGGCAGTAGTTTCCTCCTTGGCTTTTAGATAACCtctcccattctcctctcccattctcccTACAGTCAGTCTGTTCCTTTTTTGCTGCTGCTCTGAGTCTGCCTTTATATGACTAGGATGTTAACTCTAGGTAATAAAATGACAGATGACCAACTCCTCTGCCTCAGAAGAGTACCTAGCATCCCTACACCAGTCCAACATAACATCCTCTGTTCATCTTCTCCTAAATATTAAGTCCACTTGCTAGGACACTCACCATGATCTTGAACCAGCTCCCTGAGGTCTCATCCTGCTTGTTCCCCTCCGTTCTTCTCTCTGGAGGCTTTTGCTCTCTCTCCATGTTAACGTGGGTTTGGTCTTGTTTCTGAAAAGTGCCTCTCCGATGACAGGGTGGAATGGCATAGGGAGCACTGTGgagaagtggagagaaagaagcagtCGATATATACTCAGGACGTCTCTATACACGTTTGCCCCACTGATACCAGGGCTACAATAAAGTTTGCTCTACCCTTAACCTGATCCTGTCTTTCCTCACTCTTCCAGACTGGAGAGAAAAGTGACATATTGAATACAGGGTTACGGATTCCACTGGCTGGTACTTTCCAGCCATGCTGACTGGTCACTTACTATCTTATTCCAGTGTCCACAGGAGCATCACTTGTTTCAGGATCTCTCATCTTGCTGCTGGTGAGATGAAGGATGAATGCCAGAACTGACTTCTTCAGACCAATTACTATATCTCCTTCGGTAAATACCCCagcatctttctcttctttttaggaATTTAGGTTGGTTATTGTCGCCCTGAAATTGAGAACAACACATCATTAGTTCCAATACCAGAAAAAGTAATGGGTAAATATCATGGCTAATGAAGGAATATCGCTGACTTCTCTAAACTAAAAAGAAGTGCATCACAGGGCTCAAAAGGTTGAAAGATTTCACTGTGGTTCCGCTTCCTGGAAGACGAGAGGTGGGGAGCATTCACAgccaagaagaaaataagcacAGAGGAAAGGGTTTGGGACTAGGGTTTAATTGTGATGTTAGTCCCTGCTCTGCCCGTTTCAGGCTAGGTGACCCGGGACACGTTGTTTATCATCTCTAACTCTCACTTCCCTCTTCTGCTCTAGGGTGATAGTAAAATCGACCCTGAAAGTTTGGTGTTATGGTTCCAGGATCAAAGGTGAGTTCCCTGCAAGGAGGAAGGATTatagaaatgagagagaagtcTGATGAAAATATCTGGAATGAAGCCTGGAGAAACAGAATATGGAGAATacgaaaagagagagggagagaataaaaGGAGACATAATGAACATGTCTAACACATGGTTAGTCTGAGTCCcggaaagaatgagagagaatagTGGAGAAGTGGTATTTGAAGAGATCTTGGTTGAGAAGTTTCCAAAAGTAAGAAGATATCAAGTAGTCTAACAATATTGATAGGAGAAAAATTATGCTTTAAGGAAAAACATTCCTAAAGAAAAGACATGCCTTTTATAATGATGTGAATCTGGCAAAAACTGGGGAAATTTGTGATCAGAAAACtcaaactaaaagaaatattaaaggttCTTCTTCAGGTAGAAGAAATATGGTCCCAGATGGAGGCACATAGGTGCAGGAAAGAAAGACTAATGACATTTGTGAATATGTAGGCAAATCTAAATAAGTATTGGCTATATAGCATAATGATAATAAGTTCTTTTGGAGGTTGAAATATACATAGAGTTAAAATGCATGACAATAAAATGGGAGGGGTAAATGGAATCAAAGTGTTGCAAGGTCCCTTCATTATCTGAGGACCTTGAAAGATCTAATTTACAATAGACTgtgaaaattctaaaatgtacatTGTAATCTTAAAGGTAAACATGACAAGAAAGGCAGAAGAATTTTTAACTATCTAGCAAAATGAGATAACAgtttaatagttaaaaataatgatttcaaaagaaagcagaagaaaaaggaacttagaacaggcaaaaataaatgtaataaggAATATAGAAACCAAATTATACCTATATTTACATTAAAAGTTTCATACTAaatattcaaaacagaaaaatcgATATTGTCACACTCAGGCGTCCATTAAATGCTCCTTACAAGAGACATATACAAAACTTTACAATCTAAAATATTGGAAAGTAAAACAATTGGCAAAATGTGTACCATTTTCACACTAGCTTACTGATAGCTACTTAATAACCatattagtaaaagaaaaagtacatttctttttttgttttttttgaattttaggaagactagccctgacctaacatctgccaccaatcctcttctttttgctgaggaggactggtcctgagctaacatccctgcccatcttcctctactttatgtgtgcgacgcctaccacagcatggcttggcaaggggtgcataggtccacaccccggatctaaaccagtgaacccctgactgccaaagctgaatgtgtgaacttaaccactgcatcacctggccggcccccacttctttaaatagaaaacattactagagaaaagagggaaatttcCTTATAATGAAAGGTTCAATGCTataagaagatattaataaaaaattcaaaatttgcaCACACGTCTTAACATACAGCCAAAATATgggaagcaaaaactgacacaaggaaatggagaaatggtTAAATCCATGGTCACAATGGGAAATTTTAATACACCTCGCTGAGTGACATCTAAAAGGACGGACAAAAATTCAGCGAGATGGAGAAGATTTAAAATGTGATTGAAGTAAATTAACAAATTTACTTAATTGACATAGAGCAATGCACATAactacacatggaacattctagaaTAAGTCATATGCTGGGCCATAAAGCAAGCCTCCGGAAACTTCCATGAGGGGTAATAATCTACCTTGAATAGTTGATACAAGATTCAAGAGTAAGCGTGGCCCTCCCCCACCTCTAGAATGAATCCAAAGAATGTTAATTTACACCAacccacacccccacacccatCTGGGTAACTCTCCCCACTCTCGGAACCATGGACCTGAGACGACCACACAGCTCAGGCCTTTCCCCTCAACCAGGGAAAAAATTTTACCTCAGCCATGACCACTTCCATAAGAGGGGAGGTTTTCTGTATAGAACCAGGATAGGTGTGTCAGGGGCCACTTGGCCCATTTCCTCAGGAGACTGGAAAATAGTCAGCCCGGGCCCTCACCACCCCTCCTCTAAAGGGGGGTTGGCTGAGTGTCCCGTGGCTTGAGGTGGGGAAGGGGACCCAGAACCCCTCCTGCCCTGTGGGGTTCTGAGGCCAAGGCCTCATGCTGACCAACTCACGCATGGTGTGGCCTGAAGCCTGAGACTTGTCACCAATGTCCTCACAGGCTGCTTGTGAAGAGAATCTGTGGCGTCTGGAGCTAGGGGTTTGGGGGAGATCAGGGACGGCTTCCGAGGAAGGTGAGAAAATGCCCCAAACCTCTTTGGTCAGGGCCACACAAACAAGATGGAGTCCTTACAGGAAGTCTCTtcctcagaggcagagagaagacagccctGGAGGCCAGACGAAACTTAACCTCCTAGAGCTACTGCCCCCTGAGTTTGCTACCAGCGTACCTCCCAGGAAATTGTTTCCAACTGCGCCACCCCTGCAGAGGAGGCCAactggagtcaggaggcctgggaTCCAGATACTTGGAGCTACAAACTCAGGGAACTCTGTGTGCTAGTCTCTGTGTCAGCTGCATTGCATTGTGTTCCTTCACTCTGCAAACCCAGAGCACTCTGAGTGCCAGCTCAGGCCAGGCTCTGTACTTGCTACATTGCATCTATTCTTTCATGTATTCTTCCCAGGGGAACTCTGAAGTCAGAATCACCAGCTTTCCAAGGTTGCTGAGGTTTAATGAGGTGCTGCAGCTTGTCTGGAGTCATTCAGATGCTACCTGGAAAAACAGAGACTGAAATAGACCTCCATGGAGTGGCGATGACCTCTCCATGCCTAGCTTTACTAATTTCTTGCTGCAATATATGGCATTTTCTTAAGTTAGGGCAAAGTAACAGAATGTTCTGAAAATAGTCACTTTGCTGGAATTACCTCCAGCCCATCCCAGAGAGAGATAATaccaaaacaaaggaaaaacacagacctggaaaatataaagaaaagaacaagggtTTGGCGGGTCACTGTAATAAAAGTAgaagaattatatttttcattttaaaaacatatagggAATGTAAACAGATGCACCTTAGTGGTCGGAGCCAGCACTGCAGC
This DNA window, taken from Equus przewalskii isolate Varuska chromosome X, EquPr2, whole genome shotgun sequence, encodes the following:
- the LOC139081065 gene encoding nuclear RNA export factor 3-like isoform X2; protein product: MRDPETSDAPVDTGIRYAPYAIPPCHRRGTFQKQDQTHVNMEREQKPPERRTEGNKQDETSGSWFKIMVPFGIKYDEKWLLSLIQKQCSVPFTPVEFHYEKMQAQFFVENANIAFALKNINGKIWDKNNERISIFVSPSDAPCSVQKELKSEKLTMHKLYDVSRQSLDIHKLRFDPALVTLGVEMVPNPGNDMAASLQIHGENMPKLLPWNLSNTKPCQLAGLSTTMQNASNIKNLNLPSNEVKAAGKLDKGQGLEPEEMSADRNSLCTTFPDKSTNISSILELFPKLLSLDSQESRPPTNFGIEAHKRLPTCKGSFFESDALKSLVLQFLRQYYLTYDSGDRQGLLGAYLDKACFSLSIPFNPEDPAPSSLCEYVKDNRNIKKLKDPHLRLQLLKSTKHDIVRSLCVLPTTQHDFSSFVVDQWLQTERMLCFSVNGVFQEVVGKSQSSVRAFTRTFIAISASNSSLCILNDQLFVRDANPKETHSGLFIPVPTPASSSVPTLSQEQQEMVQAFSTQSGMNLQWSQKCLHDSHWDYTKAAQVLALLKAQCKIPEEALTQTDPGS
- the LOC139081065 gene encoding nuclear RNA export factor 3-like isoform X1; its protein translation is MRDPETSDAPVDTGIRYAPYAIPPCHRRGTFQKQDQTHVNMEREQKPPERRTEGNKQDETSGSWFKIMVPFGIKYDEKWLLSLIQKQCSVPFTPVEFHYEKMQAQFFVENANIAFALKNINGKIWDKNNERVCVKDMTRISIFVSPSDAPCSVQKELKSEKLTMHKLYDVSRQSLDIHKLRFDPALVTLGVEMVPNPGNDMAASLQIHGENMPKLLPWNLSNTKPCQLAGLSTTMQNASNIKNLNLPSNEVKAAGKLDKGQGLEPEEMSADRNSLCTTFPDKSTNISSILELFPKLLSLDSQESRPPTNFGIEAHKRLPTCKGSFFESDALKSLVLQFLRQYYLTYDSGDRQGLLGAYLDKACFSLSIPFNPEDPAPSSLCEYVKDNRNIKKLKDPHLRLQLLKSTKHDIVRSLCVLPTTQHDFSSFVVDQWLQTERMLCFSVNGVFQEVVGKSQSSVRAFTRTFIAISASNSSLCILNDQLFVRDANPKETHSGLFIPVPTPASSSVPTLSQEQQEMVQAFSTQSGMNLQWSQKCLHDSHWDYTKAAQVLALLKAQCKIPEEALTQTDPGS